A window from Paraburkholderia acidiphila encodes these proteins:
- a CDS encoding cytochrome P460 family protein: MRTRSFRYRALLAGALLASLAQGSAAWAQQVAHAQTPAPGETSPIYGVTIPPGYRKWEMIAPAEEAAPLDELRVVLGNPVAIKAIENATLPYPDGTILVKLAYKRKQSDDFAPATVPGQHTTVQVMVKDSRRYASTGGWGYGRFVNGVPADLAQHQTCFACHASKVKDRDYVFTRFAP, encoded by the coding sequence ATGCGAACACGTTCTTTCAGGTATCGCGCGCTCCTCGCGGGCGCGCTGCTCGCGAGTCTGGCGCAAGGTTCCGCCGCATGGGCCCAGCAAGTCGCCCACGCCCAGACGCCAGCGCCGGGCGAGACTTCGCCGATTTACGGCGTGACGATTCCACCCGGCTACCGCAAGTGGGAAATGATCGCGCCGGCCGAGGAGGCCGCGCCACTCGACGAACTGCGCGTGGTGCTCGGCAATCCGGTTGCGATCAAGGCCATCGAGAATGCGACGCTGCCGTATCCGGACGGCACGATCCTCGTGAAGCTTGCGTACAAGCGTAAGCAGTCCGATGATTTCGCCCCGGCCACCGTGCCGGGCCAGCACACGACCGTGCAGGTCATGGTGAAGGACTCGCGCCGCTACGCGTCAACGGGCGGCTGGGGGTACGGGCGATTCGTCAATGGCGTGCCTGCCGACCTGGCGCAGCATCAAACCTGCTTTGCGTGCCACGCTTCGAAGGTGAAGGATCGCGACTACGTGTTTACGCGCTTCGCGCCTTGA